The Gammaproteobacteria bacterium genome has a segment encoding these proteins:
- a CDS encoding DUF481 domain-containing protein, giving the protein MHSLNWVAGIAVGVLACGTASAAWTGKGTFGGVLARGNTDTETINAVLDVAREGERWTHRAGGSWLRTVNDDVTSADRWELRGESNYDLTDRSHLFGTLRYEDDRFTDFKYQGTAAVGYGYHFIATDRTKLEGQIGPGVRRTERRTTGEENTDAIGRGAVNFEHKLTGTTLVYDRFLVESGSDNTFYQNQLGIEVKMTDVFALGLDYTMRHNTDVEGGKDKTDSVVTANLVYSF; this is encoded by the coding sequence ATGCACAGCTTGAACTGGGTGGCGGGAATCGCCGTGGGCGTACTGGCGTGCGGGACCGCGTCGGCCGCGTGGACCGGCAAGGGCACGTTCGGCGGCGTACTGGCGCGCGGCAATACCGATACCGAAACCATCAATGCCGTCCTCGATGTCGCGCGCGAGGGCGAACGCTGGACGCATCGGGCGGGCGGGTCGTGGCTGCGCACGGTAAACGACGACGTCACCTCCGCCGACCGCTGGGAGCTGCGCGGTGAATCCAACTACGATTTGACGGATCGCAGCCACCTGTTCGGCACGCTGCGCTACGAAGATGACCGTTTCACCGACTTCAAGTACCAGGGAACGGCAGCCGTCGGTTACGGCTACCACTTCATTGCGACGGACCGGACCAAGCTCGAGGGCCAGATCGGCCCTGGTGTGCGGCGCACCGAGCGGCGGACCACGGGCGAGGAGAACACCGACGCCATCGGGCGCGGCGCCGTGAATTTCGAGCACAAGCTCACCGGGACGACGCTGGTCTACGACCGCTTCCTCGTGGAATCCGGCTCGGACAATACCTTCTACCAGAACCAGCTCGGCATCGAAGTGAAGATGACCGACGTGTTCGCGCTCGGCCTCGACTACACGATGCGGCACAACACCGACGTGGAGGGCGGGAAGGACAAGACCGACTCGGTCGTGACCGCGAATCTCGTCTACAGCTTCTGA
- a CDS encoding YSC84-related protein, with amino-acid sequence MYRTRFIPALLAALLVMMTACTTTTPGRNDPETRRQSINAGVDNALEELYRQINGSQQMVASAKGVLVFPAVLSAGFVFGGSHGEGALRVNGRTTGFYRQTGGSWGLQIGAQSQAVYILFMTQEALDTFHSSSGWSAGGNANVTVITAGANAQATTSTVQRPIIAYVLSNAGLMAGVTLEGTVISRLEL; translated from the coding sequence ATGTACCGGACCCGATTTATTCCCGCCCTGCTTGCCGCACTGCTCGTGATGATGACGGCCTGCACCACGACCACTCCCGGCCGCAATGACCCCGAGACGCGCCGCCAGAGCATCAACGCCGGCGTGGACAACGCGCTCGAAGAACTCTATCGCCAGATCAACGGCTCGCAGCAGATGGTGGCATCCGCCAAGGGCGTGCTGGTGTTCCCGGCCGTGCTCTCTGCCGGTTTCGTATTCGGCGGTTCGCACGGCGAAGGCGCCTTGCGCGTGAACGGCAGGACCACCGGTTTCTATCGCCAGACGGGCGGCTCCTGGGGCCTGCAGATCGGCGCACAGTCGCAGGCGGTGTACATCCTGTTCATGACGCAGGAGGCCCTCGATACCTTCCACAGCAGCAGCGGCTGGAGTGCCGGTGGCAACGCCAACGTGACCGTGATCACCGCGGGCGCGAACGCGCAAGCCACGACCAGCACGGTGCAGCGGCCCATCATCGCCTACGTGCTGTCGAATGCCGGCCTGATGGCCGGCGTTACGCTCGAGGGAACGGTCATCAGCCGGCTGGAACTGTAG
- a CDS encoding VPLPA-CTERM sorting domain-containing protein, whose amino-acid sequence MKHWSILAILLVLCGAPAHGAIVVADTLGPYEDLFRTPGYQVTHGVAFQFTATDTAFLTQIELAFRYKAAPSRDTLIEVRALSSEFPDLPGDVLELVSDACVGCNSPAVELRPFGFSGTTLLEAGQTYWLAVRSGVVNKGTALAWALGYYYPLGNAAIRMFDDTFYASGNAAIAAFRITGSQVPIPAAVWLLGSALGALAWLRRRRTAA is encoded by the coding sequence ATGAAGCACTGGTCCATCCTGGCGATCCTGCTCGTCCTTTGCGGCGCGCCGGCACATGGCGCCATCGTAGTGGCGGATACGCTGGGACCCTACGAAGACTTGTTTAGGACCCCGGGCTACCAGGTGACCCATGGTGTTGCCTTTCAGTTCACGGCGACAGACACGGCTTTCCTGACTCAGATCGAACTGGCGTTTCGCTACAAGGCGGCCCCGAGCCGGGACACCCTTATTGAAGTGCGCGCTCTATCGAGTGAGTTTCCGGATTTGCCCGGAGACGTGCTGGAGCTGGTCAGCGACGCATGTGTCGGCTGCAACAGCCCGGCAGTGGAGCTCCGACCTTTCGGTTTCAGCGGGACAACCCTGCTGGAAGCCGGTCAGACGTATTGGCTTGCGGTTCGATCAGGTGTCGTGAACAAGGGAACCGCGCTTGCCTGGGCGCTCGGGTATTACTACCCGCTCGGTAATGCCGCAATCAGGATGTTTGACGACACGTTCTACGCCTCTGGCAATGCCGCGATCGCTGCTTTTCGCATCACCGGGTCGCAAGTCCCCATCCCCGCTGCCGTCTGGCTCCTCGGCAGCGCGCTCGGAGCGCTGGCTTGGCTGAGGCGCAGGCGAACAGCCGCATAA
- a CDS encoding HIT family protein has translation MVGAGDADYPGFVRVVWNTHVREMTDLSHDEQQHCLRMVLLVESVLRQLLRPDKINLASLGNQVPHLHWHVIPRFHDDAHFPDAVWAAKRQVGVVRVFDPERFRETLLAAING, from the coding sequence GTGGTCGGTGCCGGCGATGCGGACTATCCAGGTTTCGTGCGCGTGGTCTGGAATACGCATGTTCGGGAAATGACCGATCTGAGCCATGACGAGCAGCAGCACTGCCTGCGGATGGTGCTGCTTGTCGAGTCGGTGCTCCGGCAGCTACTGCGCCCCGACAAGATCAACCTCGCGTCGCTCGGCAACCAGGTGCCGCATCTGCACTGGCACGTGATTCCGCGTTTTCACGATGACGCGCATTTTCCCGATGCTGTCTGGGCAGCGAAACGGCAGGTCGGCGTTGTGCGGGTCTTCGATCCGGAGCGCTTTCGCGAGACCCTGTTGGCGGCGATCAACGGCTGA
- a CDS encoding NAD(P)H-binding protein, translating to MSYRTVVIFGGDTDTGYRLTRGAIASGFGVLSVIIGPRPYDYIQRAGAETVRCDPTDRAAVDRVFAGRDGGDLAVVCILGGTPQLNTQGNINVIDAAVAAGASRFVLTTSIGCGESAVALDPLVKAVAGRAIRAKEWAENHLRSTALEWTIVRAGGTTRRPGTGTAMLTDSVCVTGYITLTDLGDMLLMALTSPRTVRRALAAIDRARAFNLDGAPLRPAEV from the coding sequence ATGTCCTACAGAACCGTTGTCATCTTCGGCGGCGACACGGATACCGGTTACCGCCTGACCCGCGGGGCGATTGCCTCCGGCTTCGGGGTGCTGTCGGTCATCATCGGGCCGCGCCCCTACGACTACATCCAGCGCGCCGGCGCCGAGACGGTGCGCTGCGATCCGACTGATCGCGCCGCGGTGGACCGCGTGTTCGCCGGCCGCGACGGCGGGGATCTCGCGGTCGTGTGCATCCTCGGCGGCACGCCGCAGCTCAACACCCAGGGCAACATCAACGTGATCGACGCCGCGGTCGCTGCGGGCGCCAGCCGGTTCGTGCTGACCACCTCCATCGGCTGCGGTGAGAGCGCGGTTGCGCTCGACCCGCTCGTCAAGGCCGTGGCGGGCCGCGCCATTCGCGCCAAGGAGTGGGCCGAGAACCACCTGCGTTCGACGGCTCTCGAATGGACGATCGTGCGCGCCGGCGGCACCACGCGCCGGCCCGGCACCGGCACCGCCATGCTCACGGACAGCGTCTGCGTCACCGGCTACATCACGCTCACCGACCTCGGCGACATGCTGCTGATGGCGCTCACCAGCCCGCGCACCGTGCGCCGTGCGCTTGCCGCCATCGACCGCGCCCGGGCCTTCAACCTGGACGGTGCGCCGCTGCGGCCCGCGGAAGTGTAG
- the ychF gene encoding redox-regulated ATPase YchF: protein MPIRCGIVGLPNVGKSTLFNALTAAGIAAENYPFCTIDPNVGVVAVPDPRLQQLAAIARPEKIVPTTVEFVDIAGLVEGASKGEGLGNQFLANIRETHAIAHVVRCFENPDVVHVAGRIDPVHDIEVIDTELLLADLAAAEKALERADRQARAGRKEDAARRDALARLRDHLGAGHPARTFSMPEEHRPAMQELFLLTAKPVMYVANVDERGLAGNEFVERVRKLAAGDGAEVVVVCAAIEAEIAQLDEADKQAFLDDLGLEEPGLDRVIRAGYRLLGLQTFFTAGPKEVRAWTVRRGASAPQAAGEIHTDFEKGFIRAEVIAFDDYIKGKGEQGAREAGRLRLEGRDYVVQEGDVMHFRFNV, encoded by the coding sequence ATGCCCATCCGTTGCGGAATCGTCGGGCTGCCGAATGTCGGCAAGTCCACCTTGTTCAACGCCCTGACCGCGGCCGGCATCGCCGCCGAGAACTACCCGTTCTGCACCATCGACCCGAACGTCGGCGTCGTCGCGGTGCCCGACCCGCGCCTGCAGCAGCTCGCCGCGATCGCCCGGCCGGAGAAGATCGTGCCCACGACGGTGGAGTTCGTCGATATCGCCGGCCTGGTGGAGGGCGCTTCGAAGGGCGAGGGGCTCGGCAACCAGTTCCTCGCCAATATCCGTGAGACCCATGCCATTGCGCACGTGGTGCGTTGCTTCGAGAACCCGGACGTGGTGCACGTCGCCGGGCGCATCGACCCGGTACACGACATCGAAGTGATCGACACGGAGCTGCTGCTCGCCGACCTTGCCGCCGCGGAGAAGGCGCTGGAGCGTGCGGACCGGCAGGCCAGGGCGGGCAGGAAAGAAGATGCGGCACGGCGCGACGCGCTCGCGCGGCTGCGCGATCACCTCGGCGCGGGCCATCCCGCCCGTACTTTCAGCATGCCCGAGGAGCACCGCCCGGCAATGCAGGAGCTGTTCCTCCTCACCGCCAAGCCGGTGATGTACGTGGCCAACGTGGACGAGCGCGGCCTTGCCGGCAACGAGTTCGTCGAGCGCGTGCGCAAGCTCGCCGCGGGCGACGGCGCCGAGGTCGTGGTGGTGTGCGCTGCCATCGAGGCGGAGATCGCCCAGCTCGACGAGGCCGACAAGCAGGCCTTCCTCGACGACCTCGGACTCGAAGAGCCCGGCCTCGATCGCGTGATCCGCGCCGGCTATCGCCTGCTCGGCCTGCAAACCTTCTTCACCGCCGGCCCGAAGGAGGTGCGCGCCTGGACCGTACGCCGTGGCGCGAGCGCGCCGCAAGCCGCCGGCGAGATCCATACGGACTTCGAGAAAGGCTTCATCCGGGCCGAAGTGATCGCCTTCGACGACTATATAAAAGGAAAGGGCGAGCAGGGTGCGCGCGAAGCCGGGCGGCTGCGGCTCGAGGGCCGGGATTATGTCGTGCAGGAAGGCGACGTCATGCACTTCCGCTTCAACGTGTAG
- a CDS encoding alpha/beta hydrolase — MSTANLLWAGARRLLHHGRQLLVVLACSLVALVLGFTIYAVSMLPDLQPWHVQKVDDEFSAIMDRGLDFPGYLDLEARLFEEARKVSADWSGQGEAFTYSRFNAQGSPQLLAAGAPFNRTFRLTPPAVAGHALLMHGLTDSPYSMKALAESLYARGFEVTVLRLPGMGTLPSMMTAMRYRDWVAAMRLAVADIAAHHEAGQRFYIGGYSTGATLALTYALEALADREELQPDRILLVSPAIEVTPVAVLANVIDIIAVVPLPLLQKARWQSVQPEFDPYKFNSFPVNASRQVKRATRVLQHELEEAHGDGRLARLPPVVTWQSAVDATVGATGTVDLLYRQLPQLPASHHRLVLFDVNRFRGFSSLQRPGARQVIERAISAHSGYTLEVVSNVSHDSRDVALHRYAPGSTSALVLPLGLTWPEGIVSLGHVALPFPPDDPMYGFLPGSGHDGYPSIGSWLLRGENGATTIALGAFTRLRSNPFWSLIDRQVGELVAEDLGRPLPQS; from the coding sequence ATGAGTACTGCCAATCTCCTCTGGGCTGGTGCACGCCGGTTGCTGCACCACGGTCGGCAACTCCTCGTCGTGCTCGCCTGCAGCCTGGTGGCGCTGGTCCTCGGCTTCACGATCTACGCCGTGTCCATGCTGCCGGACCTGCAGCCCTGGCATGTGCAGAAGGTCGACGACGAATTCTCCGCCATCATGGACCGCGGCCTGGATTTTCCGGGCTACCTCGATCTCGAAGCACGCCTCTTCGAGGAGGCCCGCAAGGTCTCGGCGGACTGGAGCGGCCAGGGCGAAGCGTTCACCTACAGCCGCTTCAATGCGCAGGGCAGCCCGCAGCTGCTTGCGGCCGGCGCGCCCTTCAATCGAACCTTCCGGCTGACGCCGCCCGCCGTGGCCGGCCACGCCTTGCTGATGCACGGGCTCACCGATTCGCCATACTCGATGAAGGCGCTGGCCGAGTCGCTCTACGCTCGCGGCTTCGAAGTCACGGTACTGCGCCTGCCGGGCATGGGCACGCTGCCCTCGATGATGACCGCGATGCGCTACCGCGACTGGGTGGCGGCCATGCGACTCGCCGTGGCCGACATCGCCGCGCATCACGAGGCCGGGCAGCGGTTCTACATCGGCGGCTACTCCACGGGCGCAACGCTGGCGTTGACCTACGCCCTGGAGGCACTCGCCGACCGCGAGGAGCTCCAGCCCGACCGGATCCTGCTCGTCTCGCCGGCCATCGAGGTGACACCGGTAGCCGTGCTGGCCAACGTGATCGACATCATTGCGGTCGTACCGTTGCCCCTGCTGCAGAAAGCGCGCTGGCAGTCGGTCCAGCCAGAATTCGATCCATACAAGTTCAACTCCTTTCCGGTCAATGCCTCGCGGCAGGTGAAACGTGCCACGCGTGTCCTGCAGCACGAGCTCGAGGAGGCCCATGGCGACGGCCGGCTCGCCCGCCTGCCGCCGGTGGTGACCTGGCAATCGGCGGTGGATGCCACGGTCGGTGCCACCGGTACGGTAGACCTTCTGTATCGGCAATTGCCGCAATTGCCCGCGAGCCACCACCGGCTCGTGCTGTTCGATGTCAATCGCTTTCGCGGCTTCAGCAGTTTGCAGCGGCCCGGGGCGCGACAGGTGATCGAGCGTGCGATCTCGGCACACTCGGGCTACACCCTCGAGGTCGTCTCCAACGTCAGCCACGACAGCCGCGACGTCGCCCTGCATCGCTACGCGCCGGGCTCGACCAGCGCCCTGGTGCTGCCGCTCGGCCTGACCTGGCCCGAAGGCATCGTCTCGCTTGGCCACGTCGCGCTGCCGTTTCCACCGGACGACCCCATGTACGGGTTCCTGCCCGGCAGCGGCCACGACGGCTACCCGAGTATCGGGTCGTGGTTGCTGCGCGGTGAGAATGGCGCGACCACCATCGCGCTCGGCGCGTTCACCCGGCTGCGCAGCAACCCGTTCTGGAGCCTGATCGACCGGCAGGTTGGAGAACTGGTGGCCGAAGACCTCGGCCGCCCGCTCCCGCAGTCCTGA
- a CDS encoding methionine synthase, giving the protein MIRLETTIAGSLPRPDWLAEPEKLKGAWKLSGAALEDGKRRAAAEWIRHQEAAGIDIVTDGEVFRSHFVHGFLEKIRGIDWQRRTLMGIRNNRYQLEVPTVTGPLSRPAPVHLDEARFTRAQTQARLKFTLPGPMTICDTIADAHYGSRPALAMAFAAILNEEARDLESAGVDVIQFDEPAFNVFTADVKDWGIEALHRAIEGLRCTTATHICYGYGIRENLDWKKSLGGEWRQYEEIFPALNASRIDQISLECAGSKVPLSLLGLIPDKQLMIGAIEVTGERVETPEEVAATIRAAMAHVDTERILPCTNCGMAPIAYEVALGKLRALGAATALLRRAL; this is encoded by the coding sequence ATGATCAGGCTCGAAACCACCATTGCCGGCAGCCTGCCCCGGCCGGACTGGCTCGCCGAGCCGGAAAAACTCAAGGGCGCGTGGAAACTGTCCGGAGCGGCCCTGGAGGACGGCAAGCGCCGCGCGGCGGCCGAATGGATCCGCCACCAGGAAGCAGCCGGCATCGACATCGTCACCGACGGCGAGGTCTTCCGCAGCCACTTCGTGCACGGCTTCCTGGAAAAGATCCGTGGCATCGACTGGCAGCGGCGGACCCTCATGGGCATCCGCAACAACCGCTACCAGCTCGAGGTGCCGACGGTCACCGGGCCCCTCTCGCGCCCCGCCCCGGTGCACCTCGACGAGGCGCGGTTCACCCGCGCGCAGACGCAAGCACGACTCAAGTTCACGCTGCCCGGCCCGATGACCATCTGCGACACCATCGCCGATGCGCATTACGGCAGCCGCCCGGCGCTGGCGATGGCCTTCGCCGCGATCCTCAACGAGGAGGCGCGCGATCTCGAGAGCGCCGGCGTGGACGTGATCCAGTTCGACGAGCCGGCGTTCAACGTGTTCACCGCTGACGTCAAGGACTGGGGCATCGAAGCCTTGCACCGGGCGATCGAGGGACTGCGTTGCACCACCGCGACGCATATCTGTTACGGCTACGGGATCCGGGAGAATCTCGACTGGAAGAAGTCCCTGGGTGGGGAGTGGCGCCAGTACGAGGAGATATTCCCGGCGCTCAACGCCAGCCGCATCGACCAGATTTCGCTGGAGTGCGCGGGCTCGAAGGTGCCACTCTCCCTGCTCGGCCTCATCCCCGACAAGCAGCTCATGATCGGCGCCATCGAGGTCACCGGCGAGCGGGTGGAGACGCCCGAGGAAGTCGCCGCAACGATCCGCGCCGCCATGGCCCATGTGGACACCGAGCGCATCCTGCCCTGCACGAACTGCGGCATGGCGCCCATCGCCTACGAAGTTGCGCTCGGGAAACTGCGGGCGC